Proteins encoded by one window of Nitrospirota bacterium:
- a CDS encoding BrnA antitoxin family protein, with protein sequence MSKLKLRPTFKSDAQEAAFWASHDSTAYLDDSKSRRRIFPRFKPLAEMISLRLPKSLLDQLKALTNKHDVPYQKLLKRFLLERVQMELHLKTAKAS encoded by the coding sequence ATGAGCAAGTTAAAACTGAGACCGACTTTCAAGAGTGATGCGCAGGAAGCCGCCTTCTGGGCGTCGCATGACTCAACGGCATATCTCGATGATTCGAAAAGCCGCAGGAGGATCTTCCCGCGGTTCAAACCGTTGGCGGAGATGATTTCACTCCGGCTGCCAAAATCTTTACTGGATCAACTCAAGGCGTTGACCAACAAGCACGATGTTCCCTATCAGAAGCTCCTAAAACGTTTTCTGCTTGAACGAGTGCAGATGGAGCTGCATCTCAAGACTGCCAAGGCATCATAG